From a single Drosophila sulfurigaster albostrigata strain 15112-1811.04 chromosome 3, ASM2355843v2, whole genome shotgun sequence genomic region:
- the LOC133845924 gene encoding CIMIP2 protein GA14893, whose protein sequence is MEQTITPEPHLVPGYTGHCAQNRDRVGKSYGIQTHKLLIDPCINHAPELIVTPIDAKPDLKDYPTQSELKTLRDREEFVDSVYRHPIIPGYAGFVPNMFTQTGKRYVAAATAGVAQHEDLMQRYRCDRRTLRHRDLLESGNGLFEHQLNERLLPGTTYRAPLIPVTGRSKGIKQEKCPPTTEKLKYSKFTTPHFLDDDDKDKFIINGYAAHIPMAVTRFGEPSKVLTHHALCSFSNYMYKKKRDKWCCGQDLTTPAIQCPPVGHFVLYHNDHGMNPSYAGHVPGHLYKFGRTYGKTTYHAKRWLEIHKDLVVLPEIANLDYEY, encoded by the exons atggaGCAAACTATAACGCCTGAACCTCATCTGGTACCAGG CTATACTGGCCATTGTGCCCAGAATCGCGATCGTGTTGGCAAATCTTATGGCATCCAGACGCACAAGTTGCTTATCGATCCATGCATTAACCATGCGCCAGAGCTAATTGTAACGCCCATCGACGCTAAGCCCGATCTCAAGGATTATCCCACCCAGAGTGAATTGAAGACGCTGCGTGATCGCGAGGAATTCGTTGACTCCGTTTACAGGCATCCCATAATACCCGGTTATGCGGGTTTTGTACCCAACATGTTTACACAGACCGGCAAACGGTATGTGGCAGCCGCCACTGCAGGCGTAGCTCAACATGAGGACCTCATGCAACGCTATCGCTGTGATAGGCGCACACTGCGTCATCGTGATCTGCTCGAGAGTGGCAACGGTCTCTTCGAGCACCAACTGAATGAGCGATTG CTACCGGGAACCACTTATCGTGCCCCATTAATACCGGTAACTGGACGTTCCAAGGGCATAAAGCAGGAGAAGTGTCCGCCAACGACAGAGAAGCTAAAGTACAGCAAGTTCACAACGCCACATTTCCTGGACGATGACGACAAGGACAAGTTCATCATTAATGGCTATGCTGCACATATTCCAATGGCTGTGACGCGGTTCGGAGAGCCAAGCAAGGTGCTGACCCATCATGCTCTCTGCAGCTTCTCCAACTACATGTATAAGAAGAAACGCGACAAGTGGTGCTGTGGCCAGGACTTGACCACACCCGCCATCCAATGTCCGCCGGTTGGTCACTTTGTGCTCTATCACAACGATCATGGCATGAATCCCAGCTATGCCGGTCATGTTCCGGGacatttatacaaatttggtCGCACATATGGTAAGACAACGTATCATGCGAAACGGTGGTTGGAAATCCATAAGGATCTTGTTGTTTTGCCTGAGATTGCCAATTTAGATTATGAATATTAG
- the LOC133845921 gene encoding F-box/LRR-repeat protein 6, whose protein sequence is MSETQSIEKSTTPHDAVKSEVQQNQEVDAAAPSVATSVKESSSKDIVESAEEAKPMDTDNVQAHSDHSLSVKQLNATVSNAIVDINTLTPSTPSQTPPQLLAAEASSTAAAVTATTSAIPENILSPPKSETQTDETNTATSTSCSPASEGQRSPVGETETQMPQAKEPTTPKQELLDQATATATTVNGTIPKSGGKPLVTALNKKLNKSASTSPRASRTRKPKALPMYESEISDNKVGIKLCIKKSDAVATATELSMGATATVTSPTVAHKPAAPSKPARKRVRKPKPQDSDDGESEPRKKKGGGGGSGGSSNNGERQKKISTSSSTDKEPVEQSAWGLKLPEEVLFRIFQLVVDKEGCLPTLFRLGRVCSLWRQVSLRPTLWRTMDLTTWIKEKYRTELKLKWFVDNRCSACTELNVSNWKVTDINCFLLKLSNGCPNLTGITLAGWKSLTTDQLSFLVDNMQKLQRIDLSSINVEMNASKSAVGINSLCSALQVMGSRLTHLYLAHNRLAGIPNIVSILAAHCPNLTLLDLSNVTTQATSHGVLNIEKLQHGCQKLKVLRVTNSHITPSTANMQEIMDSPGFPDLEELSVAALTDEARIISDDHLQRILKSSSKLKLLDVRNCTRLTHESLIRLPAWDIKHLFLSGCSVTRDVGSGLELIASKWAHSLIELDLAWANVQQPIDNALRALAEKGSESPLAHLNLCGSSVSEEAVKEILTNCVHMSSINLASCRGLPRGVKRLMQGPQELHELREVLGVQLRVQ, encoded by the exons ATGAGTGAAACGCAAAGCATCGAGAAATCGACCACCCCCCACGATGCAGTGAAGAGTGAAGTGCAGCAAAATCAAGAAGTGGACGCAGCTGCTCCATCAGTGGCCACCAGTGTTAAAGAATCATCATCCAAAGATATCGTCGAGTCAGCAGAAGAAGCAAAACCAATGGACACGGATAATGTGCAGGCACACAGCGATCACAGCTTGAGTGTCAAACAGTTGAATGCCACAGTGAGCAACGCCATAGTGGACATCAATACGCTGACTCCGTCGACACCTTCACAGACGCCACCACAGCTGCTGGCGGCTGAAGCATcctcaactgcagcagcagtgacagcaacaacatcagccaTACCAGAGAATATTCTATCGCCACCCAAATCAGAGACCCAAACGGATGAAACAAATACGGCCACGTCGACATCATGCTCCCCAGCATCCGAAGGTCAGCGATCGCCAGTCGGTGAAACGGAAACACAGATGCCACAAGCAAAGGAGCCAACAACTCCAAAACAAGAGCTGTTGGATCAggcaactgcaacggcaacgacggTCAATGGCACCATTCCAAAGTCGGGAGGCAAACCGCTGGTCACGGCACTCAACAAGAAACTGAATAAGTCAGCATCAACATCGCCTCGTGCATCACGAACGCGCAAACCGAAGGCTTTGCCCATGTACGAGAGCGAGATCAGTGACAACAAAGTGGGCATCAAGTTGTGTATCAAAAAGTCAGATGCTGTTGCCACGGCAACAGAATTGTCCATGGGTGCGACGGCTACAGTAACTTCTCCAACGGTGGCCCACAAACCGGCAGCTCCATCGAAACCAGCACGGAAACGCGTTCGCAAACCAAAGCCACAAGATAGTGATGACGGCGAGTCTGAACCACGCAAGAAAAAAGGTGGAGGAGGCGGCAGCGGaggaagcagcaacaatgggGAGCGACAGAAGAAAATATCAACAAGCAGCAGTACGGACAAGGAGCCAGTCGAGCAGAGTGCGTGGGGCCTAAAGTTACCTGAAGAAGTGCTCTTTCGT ATATTTCAACTTGTTGTCGATAAGGAGGGCTGTTTGCCGACACTATTTCGCCTGGGTAGAGTGTGTTCGCTGTGGCGACAGGTTTCACTGAGGCCAACACTGTGGCGCACCATGGATTTGACCACCTGGATTAAAGAAAAGTATCGCACGGAACTCAAGCTTAAATGGTTTGTGGATAATCGCTGCAGTGCTTGTACTGAATTGAATGTTT CCAATTGGAAGGTAACAGACATTAATTGCTTCCTTCTTAAACTGTCCAATGGTTGTCCCAATCTTACGGGCATCACATTAGCTGGTTGGAAAAGTTTGACAACAGATCAGTTGTCATTTCTGGTCGATAACATGCAAAAGCTGCAGCGAATAGACTTGAGCTCTATCAAT GTGGAAATGAATGCCAGCAAGAGCGCTGTGGGCATTAATTCGCTTTGCAGTGCATTACAAGTAATGGGCAGTAGATTGACCCACCTCTATTTAGCACACAATCGTCTTGCGGGCATACCCAATATTGTCAGCATACTTGCG GCGCATTGTCCAAACTTGACACTCCTGGATCTCTCAAATGTCACCACACAGGCAACTTCACACGGCGTGCTAAATATCGAGAAACTACAGCATGGATGCCAGAAATTAAAGGTGCTTCGTGTCACCAATTCACACATAACACCAAGCACAGCTAACATGCAGGAGATT ATGGACTCACCTGGGTTTCCCGATCTCGAAGAGCTGTCCGTGGCTGCACTGACTGATGAAGCACGCATCATTAGCGATGATCATTTACAGCGCATATTGAAGAGCAGCTCAAAGTTGAAGCTACTTGATGTACGCAATTGCACTCGCCTCACACACGAAAGTCTAATTCGTCTACCGGCATGGGATATCAAACATTTATTTCTCTCGGGCTGCTCGGTTACCCGTGATGTGGG CTCTGGACTAGAATTAATTGCATCGAAGTGGGCACATAGTCTTATTGAGCTGGATCTGGCTTGGGCAAATGTCCAGCAACCCATAGACAATGCACTTCGTGCACTTGCGGAGAAGGGCAGTGAGTCTCCGTTGGC TCATTTGAATCTGTGTGGATCATCCGTTTCTGAGGAGGCAGTAAAGGAAATACTCACGAATTGCGTCCACATGAGCTCAATTAATCTAGCGTCGTGTCGTGGATTACCGCGAGGAGTGAAGCGACTAATGCAAGGACCACAGGAGCTGCACGAATTGCGTGAGGTACTTGGAGTGCAATTGCGAGTGCAGTAG
- the LOC133845929 gene encoding uncharacterized protein LOC133845929: MWTVLLVIVCLWTLAASAPLWSPEQVGDYFNGIFRSVVGPLFGLDDGNNNTTPPSN, translated from the exons ATGTGGACGGTTTTATTAGTGATCGTCTGCTTGTGGACCTTAGCAGCTTCTGCTCCCCTCTGGAGTCCCGAACAAGTGGGTG aTTATTTTAATGGCATCTTTCGCTCTGTTGTTGGGCCGCTCTTTGGCCTAGACGAtggcaataataatactacACCACCCAGTAACTAA
- the LOC133844450 gene encoding cuticular protein 47Eg, with protein MKFFVLFACLLAVAFANEDAGVLRSEAEVNPENFRYVIELDNGVKAEQSGDLKNGEEWVVNGAASHTSPEGESISIQYEADANGYKVLSANPPLPTPPPIPEAILKAIAYIEAHPSQE; from the exons ATGAAATTCTTT GTTCTCTTCGCATGCCTTTTGGCCGTGGCCTTCGCCAATGAAGATGCTGGTGTCCTTAGGTCGGAAGCAGAAGTCAATCCCGAAAATTTCCGTTATGTTATTGAACTTGACAATGGTGTTAAGGCTGAACAAAGTGGAGATCTGAAGAACGGTGAGGAATGGGTTGTGAATGGCGCAGCTAGCCACACTTCCCCTGAAGGAGAGTCAATTTCAATCCAATATGAGGCTGATGCTAATGGTTACAAAGTTCTTAGTGCCAATCCTCCTCTGCCCACACCTCCTCCAATCCCAGAAGCCATTCTGAAGGCAATTGCTTACATCGAAGCCCACCCCTCTCAAGAATAA
- the LOC133845923 gene encoding NADPH:adrenodoxin oxidoreductase, mitochondrial, with protein sequence MNYTRNLRYCRRQFFNVYNNSFSTSAIKSQSVQQVAQPKRICIVGAGPAGFYAAQYLLKQLSDCSVDIVEKLPVPFGLVRFGVAPDHPEVKNVINTFTKTAENPRLRFFGNVTLGTDVTLQELRERYHAVLLTYGADQDRELELHNEQQAHVISARKFVAWYNGLPGAEQLQPDLSGRDVTIVGQGNVAVDVARMLLSPIDNLKVTDTTEYALEALANSKVERVHLVGRRGPLQAAFTIKELREMLKLPQVETRWRPEDFTGVDAQLDKLQRPRKRLTELMLKSLGEQSNRQSGDISKQFLPIFLRAPKAIVEREMEFAITEVQENSAVATSATEKLPADLILRSIGYKSSCADAGINFDARRGQVCNEQGRVLQDKETKQTAPGLYVAGWLGTGPTGVILTTMNGAFAVAKTICDDIAANAFDTTSLKPGFDPSNKPIVTWEGWQRIDKHETEAGKAKGKPREKIVSIPEMLRIAGV encoded by the exons ATGAATTACACAAGAAATTTGCGATATTGCAGACGccaattttttaatgtttataacAACAGCTTTAGTACAAGTGCAATTAAATCACAAAGTGTGCAACAAGTGGCGCAACCCAAACGAATTTGTATTGTGGGCGCTGGTCCAGCAGGATTCTATGCGGCGCAATATTTACTTAAACAGCTGAGTGATTGTTCTGTGGACATCGTCGAAAAGTTGCCGGTGCCTTTTGGATTGGTGCG CTTTGGTGTTGCACCTGATCATCCAGAAGTAAAAAACGTCATCAATACGTTTACGAAAACAGCAGAGAATCCACGATTACGCTTTTTCGGTAACGTCACCCTGGGCACAGATGTAACTCTGCAGGAACTACGAGAACGTTACCATGCCGTGCTGCTCACCTATGGAGCGGATCAGGATCGCGAGCTGGAACTGCACAACGAGCAACAGGCGCATGTCATATCGGCGAGAAAATTTGTGGCTTGGTACAATGGATTGCCGGGCGccgagcagctgcagccggACTTAAGTGGCCGCGATGTGACGATTGTTGGCCAAGGAAACGTTGCCGTTGATGTGGCTCGCATGCTGCTCAGTCCAATTGATAACTTAAAG GTGACAGACACAACAGAGTACGCACTGGAGGCGCTGGCCAACAGCAAGGTGGAGCGAGTGCATCTGGTGGGACGCCGAGGTCCTTTGCAAGCTGCATTCACCATCAAAGAGCTGCGCGAGATGCTCAAGTTACCACAAGTAGAGACTCGCTGGCGTCCTGAGGATTTCACGG GTGTGGATGCACAGCTGGACAAACTGCAGCGTCCACGCAAGCGACTTACTGAACTGATGCTTAAGAGTCTGGGGGAGCAGAGTAACCGCCAGTCTGGAGACATCAGCAAGCAGTTTCTGCCCATCTTTCTGCGAGCGCCCAAAGCGATTGTCGAGCGTGAAATGGAATTTGCGATTACCGAGGTGCAGGAGAACTCGGCGGTGGCGACCAGTGCAACAGAAAAACTGCCCGCAGATCTGATACTACGCAGCATTGGCTACAAATCGAGTTGTGCGGATGCAGGCATTAATTTCGATGCACGACGAGGTCAAGTGTGCAATGAACAAGGTCGCGTCTTGCAGGACAAAGAAACAAAGCAAACGGCACCTGGTCTCTAtgtggctggctggctgggtACTGGACCAACAGGTGTCATCTTGACCACCATGAACGGCGCCTTTGCCGTGGCCAAAACCATTTGCGATGACATTGCAGCGAATGCCTTCGACACAACATCTCTCAAGCCAGGTTTTGATCCGAGCAACAAACCTATTGTGACTTGGGAAGGATGGCAGCGCATTGACAAACATGAAACTGAAGCGGGAAAAGCGAAGGGCAAGCCACGGGAGAAGATAGTCAGTATTCCAGAGATGCTGCGTATTGCAGGTGTTTAA
- the LOC133845926 gene encoding protein Vhl, which translates to MYLQIAPHQNRNLRELAQQGPPQDEVLVYVLFVNTTNRTVDLYWVRERETENIQYTLKPFEEVRVNTFNTHTWFFRDYYTGERMHVRSQRIFCPVRIRMPRDPQRPEELCDVRSQVLIHFPLRTLKENCLWLIVKWLKRTCNAPRDYINNYMIPATLKQQLLTILATIEVYCSQAQAARIRR; encoded by the coding sequence ATGTATCTACAGATTGCGCCCCACCAAAACCGCAACCTGCGGGAATTGGCTCAACAAGGACCGCCACAAGATGAAGTCTTGGTGTACGTGCTGTTTGTCAACACAACGAATCGCACTGTCGATTTGTATTGGGTGCGTGAGCGCGAAACCGAAAATATTCAATACACCTTAAAGCCGTTTGAAGAGGTACGcgtaaatacatttaatacgCATACCTGGTTTTTCCGTGACTACTATACAGGCGAGCGGATGCATGTTCGCTCCCAGCGTATCTTTTGCCCTGTGCGCATACGCATGCCAAGAGATCCACAGCGTCCCGAGGAGCTATGCGATGTTCGCAGTCAGGTGTTGATACACTTCCCTTTACGAACCCTTAAGGAAAACTGCTTGTGGCTGATCGTTAAATGGTTAAAGCGTACGTGCAACGCACCGCGAGACTACATCAACAATTACATGATACCGGCAACGTTGAAGCAACAGTTGCTCACAATTCTGGCCACCATCGAGGTTTACTGCAGCCAGGCGCAAGCCGCCCGAATTCGAAGGTGA
- the LOC133845922 gene encoding WD repeat-containing protein 48 homolog has protein sequence MLTHKTCQARKKMQVSFVIRDAEEKQHRNGVNALQLDANNGKLYSAGRDAIIRVWNTRTESNEKYIQSMEHHNDWVNDIVLCCNGRNLISASCDTTVKVWNAHKGFCMSTLRTHRDYVQALAYAKDREQVASAGLDKAIFLWDVNTLTALTASNNTVTTSSLTGSKDSIYSLAMNPSGTVIVSGSTENILRIWDPRTCMRSMKLRGHTENVRCLVVSPDGNQVVSGSSDGTIKVWNLGQQRCIQTIHVHKEGVWSLLMSENFQYIISGSRDRNIIVTEMRNPSNKMLVCEEKAPVLSLGYNIDKTGVWATTWNSDIRCWKLPMYDRCTLSSGGMDAQWTQGGTELACIKGGAAIKECTVLNDKRYIITKDSQDQVVVYDVLRVIKKEDLGPVDYEEEIKKRNKQVYIPNWFTVDLKTGMPTIVLGQEEVDCFSAWVSIEAGLPECDEPTTEMKINYGKLLLEALLEYWTPPHSIPPNEMEPDVRGNGYFQVPKHTPVIFSEVGGRTVCRLLVRDAAGDSESTLLHETAPQWVTDVVIERNIPKFLKIPFFLQPHPQMTKPERTKKDRLVANEFIQCRKVCEHVLEKVLNAETTPSGGNANNSLQNSQSDANSEGSQLPAEERIELWCNDVVVDPNMDLRTVRHFIWKQSTDLTFQYKTKQNFNFDGSIGDSLERVTRKY, from the exons ATGTTGACGCACAAAACTTGCCAGGCACGGAAAAAAATGCAG GTCTCCTTTGTGATACGAGACGCAGAGGAGAAACAGCATAGGAATGGTGTCAATGCTCTACAGCTGGATGCCAacaatggcaagttgtattcAGCGGGTCGAGATGCCATCATTCGTGTATGGAACACACGGACAGAGTCCAATGAGAAATATATTCAGTCCATGGAGCATCACAACGATTGGGTCAATGACATTGTGCTCTGTTGCAACGGTCGAAATT TGATCAGCGCCAGCTGCGATACTACCGTCAAGGTGTGGAATGCCCACAAGGGATTCTGCATGTCCACACTACGTACTCACCGAGATTATGTACAGGCGCTGGCCTACGCCAAGGATCGCGAACAGGTGGCTAGTGCCGGTCTAGACAAAGCAATATTTCTGTGGGACGTGAATACGCTCACTGCGTTGactgccagcaacaacaccgTGACGACCTCTAGTCTAACAGGCTCGAAGGACTCCATCTATAGCCTGGCCATGAATCCCTCCGGTACTGTTATTGTGAGTGGCTCGACAGAGAACATATTGCGTATATGGGATCCTCGCACCTGCATGCGTAGCATGAAACTGCGCGGTCATACGGAGAACGTACGCTGCCTGGTTGTTTCGCCCGACGGCAATCAAGTGGTCTCCGGTAGCTCGGATGGCACGATTAAGGTGTGGAATCTGGGCCAACAGCGTTGCATACAGACTATACATGTACACAAGGAGGGCGTGTGGTCGCTGCTGATGAGTGAGAACTTTCAGTATATAATATCAGGCAGTAGGGATCGCAACATTATCGTAACGGAAATGCGCAATCCCAGCAACAAGATGCTTGTGTGCGAGGAGAAGGCACCAGTGCTCAGTTTGGGCTACAACATTGACAAAACCGGTGTCTGGGCAACCACATGGAATTCAGATATTCGCTGCTGGAAGCTGCCCATGTATGACAGATGTACTCTCAGCTCTGGAGGCATGGATGCCCAATGGACGCAGGGTGGCACGGAATTGGCTTGCATTAAAGGTGGAGCTGCCATTAAAGAGTGCACTGTACTGAACGATAAACGATATATTATCACAAAGGACTCACAGGATCAGGTGGTGGTATATGATGTGCTGCGCGTGATCAAGAAAGAAGATCTGGGCCCAGTCGACTATGAGGAGGAGATTAAGAAGCGCAACAAACAAGTCTACATTCCAAATTGGTTTACAGTCGATCTAAAAACAGGC ATGCCAACGATAGTTTTGGGCCAAGAGGAAGTTGATTGTTTCTCGGCCTGGGTATCCATAGAGGCCGGCCTTCCAGAGTGTGATGAACCGACAACTGAGATGAAG ATTAACTATGGAAAATTGCTGCTTGAGGCATTACTCGAGTATTGGACGCCACCGCACAGTATACCACCGAATGAAATGGAGCCTGACGTGCGTGGCAACGGCTACTTTCAAGTGCCAAAGCACACTCCAGTTATATTTAG cgAGGTCGGCGGTCGCACTGTGTGTCGACTGTTGGTACGCGATGCTGCCGGCGATAGTGAAAGTACTTTGCTTCACGAGACAGCACCGCAATGGGTGACGGACGTTGTGATCGAGaggaatataccaaaattcctTAAAATACCTTTCTTCCTGCAGCCACATCCACAGATGACCAAGCCGGAGCGTACTAAAAAG gATCGTCTGGTGGCCAATGAGTTTATTCAGTGCCGTAAGGTTTGTGAGCATGTCCTTGAAAAAGTGCTTAACGCAGAGACAACTCCCAGCGGCGGCAATGCAAATAATTCATTACAAAATAGTCAAAGCGATGCCAATTCGGAGGGATCTCAGCTGCCAGCGGAGGAGCGCATTGAGTTGTGGTGCAACGATGTG GTTGTTGATCCCAACATGGATCTTCGTACAGTTCGCCATTTTATATGGAAGCAATCGACTgatttaacatttcaatataaaacaaagcaaaactttaatttcgatg GTTCAATCGGTGATAGTTTGGAGCGTGTTACTCGCAAATATTAA
- the LOC133843831 gene encoding CIMIP2 protein GA14893, with product MSYSNRYGFDFHLPDGGWCNPKDDMYFRRSVEWVPIRSAGVGRSSAITNGVIYPRVCGMLPRYGGHVPGEIFNVGHSFGSSTVDAKRWLALHRD from the exons atgtcCTACTCCAATC GTTATGGTTTTGATTTCCATTTACCGGATGGCGGCTGGTGCAATCCCAAGGACGACATGTACTTTCGTCGCAGTGTCGAATGGGTTCCCATCCGGAGTGCTGGCGTAGGTCGATCGTCTGCAATTACCAACGGCGTTATTTATCCACGTGTCTGCGGCATGTTGCCGCGCTATGGAGGACATGTACCCGGTGAAATCTTTAATGTGGGTCACTCTTTTGGCAGCTCTACAGTGGATGCCAAACGCTGGCTGGCTTTGCACCGCGATTAA
- the LOC133845927 gene encoding uncharacterized protein LOC133845927, whose translation MASTQNKGCTICEKVGLKPFTKENVFNYYIPLHGVVSYGALSVNVMNPQIVPQLLPKKDLTNVFLISAIVGSAFYIYGRPHLKHVKNGKRGAYAILGATLFSMGSVLAWALIKSALPKDNALLATVAGLGTGAAIVKIGTDYIQEVDQLKK comes from the coding sequence atgGCCAGCACACAGAATAAAGGTTGCACCATTTGTGAAAAAGTGGGTTTGAAACCCTTCACCAAGGAGAATGTTTTCAACTATTACATACCGCTGCACGGTGTCGTCAGCTATGGAGCACTCAGTGTCAACGTCATGAATCCCCAAATCGTTCCACAGTTGCTGCCCAAGAAAGATCTGACAAATGTATTTCTCATTTCGGCAATTGTTGGCAGTGCTTTTTACATTTACGGTCGTCCACACTTGAAACACGTTAAGAATGGCAAACGAGGCGCATACGCAATACTTGGAGCTACTCTCTTCAGCATGGGATCCGTGCTTGCCTGGGCCCTGATTAAGTCAGCGCTGCCCAAAGATAACGCACTTCTGGCCACAGTGGCTGGATTAGGAACAGGCGCCGCTATTGTGAAGATTGGCACGGATTACATTCAAGAGGTGGACCAGCTGAAGAAATAG
- the LOC133845928 gene encoding trafficking protein particle complex subunit 2-like protein translates to MAFCIAVIGKDNAPLYLATSDLERELDLQYHVHAALDVVEEKCLIGKGAPDSKELYLGLLYSTEIHKIYGFVTNSRVKFIVVIDSSNVALRENEVRAIFRNLHMLYTDAVCNPFYIPGEQLVSKKFDRAVQKLMNGSA, encoded by the exons ATGGCATTTTGTATAGCTGTAATTGGCAAGGAT AATGCCCCATTATACTTGGCCACATCGGACTTGGAGCGGGAATTGGATTTACAATATCATGTTCATGCAGCTCTTGACGTGGTCGAGGAAAAGTGCTTAATTGGCAAGGGTGCTCCAGATTCTAAGGAGCTGTACTTGGGATTGCTCTATTCCACCGAGATTCACAAAAT CTATGGATTTGTCACAAATTCCCGAGTCAAGTTCATAGTCGTCATCGATTCCAGCAATGTTGCTCTGAGGGAGAACGAAGTTCGTGCG ATATTTcgcaatttgcatatgctCTATACAGATGCTGTTTGTAATCCGTTTTATATTCCGGGGGAGCAATTGGTCTCGAA GAAATTTGATAGAGCTGTGCAAAAATTGATGAACGGAAGTGCTTAA